From the genome of Amycolatopsis sp. NBC_01488, one region includes:
- a CDS encoding DUF3618 domain-containing protein → MTEPDRIRREIEGTQRNLSTDVDALTEKVSPGRIVERRVGRLRTAFGSAKDRVMGTANDHASAAGDKVGSVAATAQDKVSAAADTVSDAPESIRRGTQGNPLAAGLIAFGAGWLVSSLLPASEPERKLAGQATDLAREQLAPAAKHAAEEVQENLREPVRQAAESVRSEAAESASTVQEEARSATGDVTDRAQEAQRNVRSS, encoded by the coding sequence ATGACCGAACCCGACCGGATCCGCCGGGAGATCGAAGGCACGCAGCGCAATCTCAGCACGGACGTCGACGCGCTGACCGAGAAGGTGAGTCCGGGCCGCATCGTCGAACGCCGGGTCGGCCGGCTGCGCACGGCGTTCGGCAGCGCGAAGGACCGCGTGATGGGCACCGCGAACGACCACGCGTCGGCGGCGGGCGACAAGGTCGGCTCGGTCGCCGCCACCGCGCAGGACAAGGTGAGCGCCGCGGCCGACACCGTCTCCGACGCCCCGGAGTCGATCCGCCGCGGCACGCAGGGCAACCCCCTGGCGGCCGGCCTGATCGCGTTCGGCGCCGGCTGGCTGGTCTCGTCCCTGCTGCCGGCGAGCGAGCCCGAACGCAAGCTGGCGGGCCAGGCGACGGACCTGGCGCGCGAGCAGCTGGCCCCGGCGGCCAAGCACGCGGCCGAAGAGGTCCAGGAGAACCTGCGCGAGCCGGTGCGGCAGGCCGCCGAGTCGGTGCGGTCCGAAGCCGCCGAAAGCGCGTCCACGGTCCAGGAGGAGGCGCGCTCGGCGACCGGCGACGTCACCGACCGCGCGCAGGAGGCCCAGCGGAACGTCCGCTCGTCGTGA